One segment of Carya illinoinensis cultivar Pawnee chromosome 1, C.illinoinensisPawnee_v1, whole genome shotgun sequence DNA contains the following:
- the LOC122305158 gene encoding cysteine proteinase COT44-like — translation MATMSVAICTLLFLFFVSSSASDMSIISYNNENHEQPTKRTDAEVKDMYMSWLARHGKAYNGLGENEKRFEIFKDNLRFIDEHNTQNRTYKVGLNRFADLTSEEYRALYLGTRTDPKRRVMKSKNPSQRYAFRADEKLPASVDWRAKGAVNSVKDQGSCGSCWAFSTVATVEGINQIVTGELISLSEQELVDCDREYNAGCNGGLMDYAFEFIINNGGMDTEADYPYQGVNSKCDTARKHSKVVSIDGYEDVPPYDENALKKAVAHQPVSVAIEASGRALQLYESGVFTGECGSELDHAVVAVGYGTENGADYWLVRNSWGANWGEDGYIKIERNAVGTFTGKCGIAMEASYPIKTTPQNPNSPYKSVIKMVSSA, via the exons ATGGCAACCATGTCCGTAGCCATCTGCactcttctcttcctcttctttgttTCCTCTTCCGCCTCTGACATGTCCATCATCAGCTACAACAACGAAAACCACGAACAACCGACTAAGCGAACCGACGCCGAGGTGAAGGACATGTACATGTCGTGGCTGGCCAGGCATGGGAAAGCCTACAACGGGCTGGGAGAGAACGAGAAGAGGTTCGAGATTTTCAAGGATAATCTGAGGTTCATTGATGAGCACAACACCCAAAACCGCACCTACAAGGTTGGCTTGAATCGTTTTGCTGATTTGACGAGCGAGGAGTACCGTGCCTTGTACTTGGGCACCAGGACTGACCCCAAACGAAGGGTCATGAAGTCCAAGAACCCCAGCCAGAGGTACGCTTTTAGAGCCGATGAAAAGTTGCCGGCGTCCGTAGATTGGAGGGCGAAAGGTGCTGTTAATTCTGTCAAGGATCAAGGAAGTTGCG GAAGTTGCTGGGCGTTCTCTACCGTGGCAACGGTGGAAGGCATAAACCAAATCGTCACCGGCGAATTGATCTCTCTATCGGAACAAGAACTTGTGGATTGTGACAGAGAATACAACGCCGGGTGCAACGGAGGTCTCATGGATTACGCGTTCGAGTTCATTATCAACAATGGAGGCATGGACACCGAAGCAGACTATCCTTACCAAGGCGTTAACAGCAAATGCGACACGGCCAGG AAGCATTCAAAGGTAGTTAGCATTGATGGGTACGAGGATGTCCCGCCCTATGATGAGAATGCGTTGAAGAAGGCTGTGGCGCATCAGCCTGTGAGTGTTGCAATTGAAGCCAGTGGCAGGGCTCTACAGCTCTACGAGTCG GGTGTATTTACAGGTGAATGTGGGTCAGAGCTAGACCATGCGGTGGTTGCAGTTGGATATGGCACAGAGAATGGGGCAGATTACTGGCTTGTGAGGAACTCCTGGGGAGCCAACTGGGGTGAGGATGGATACATCAAGATAGAGCGCAACGCGGTCGGCACATTTACTGGCAAGTGTGGAATTGCAATGGAGGCCTCCTATCCCATTAAGACTACTCCCCAAAACCCAAATAGCCCTTACAAGAGCGTTATCAAGATGGTCAGCAGTGCTTGA